From the Martelella mediterranea DSM 17316 genome, one window contains:
- a CDS encoding NAD(P)/FAD-dependent oxidoreductase, which translates to MSHDVAIVGAGPAGMSAAVSLRKHGLSVVVIDEQPAPGGQIWRGVERNSHGKLAQALGADYRKGKALAEAFRNSGADYMPLTQVWQIEDGWSLFVTANDKAQRLEARTLLLANGAQERPVPFEGWTLPGVMTVGAAQILLKSGGMLPEGKVWIAGAGPLPLLYATQMLDLEGRIEGYLDTSKRPGSSVLRHLPGALRDFAGLTKGMRWLRALKRQVRFERAASGLAAAGENRLETISWRSGEKAHTEPADILLVHEGVVPRVHETMALGCDHVWSADQACFRPKLDRFGETSRKGLFVAGDAGGIGGWAAATVMGEIAALGIAGALGIAGDIEGKRRDAGLSARLDAALALRPLLDALYPAPGLDIPDNAIVCRCEEVSAGRIRAAARSGPPDPAVAKAATRCGMGPCQGRQCGYAVQALIAEVHDIPQGDVAFFNIRPPLKPVTLGEIASLEEVS; encoded by the coding sequence ATGTCCCATGATGTAGCAATCGTCGGCGCGGGCCCCGCAGGGATGTCGGCCGCCGTATCCCTCAGAAAGCACGGTCTCTCCGTTGTCGTCATCGACGAACAGCCGGCGCCCGGCGGCCAGATCTGGCGCGGGGTCGAGCGCAACAGCCATGGCAAACTGGCCCAGGCGCTCGGCGCGGATTATCGGAAGGGCAAAGCCCTGGCGGAAGCATTTCGCAACTCCGGCGCGGATTATATGCCGCTGACGCAGGTCTGGCAGATCGAGGATGGCTGGTCGCTGTTCGTGACCGCCAACGACAAGGCGCAGCGCCTTGAAGCGCGGACCCTGCTGCTGGCCAACGGCGCTCAGGAGCGCCCGGTTCCCTTCGAAGGCTGGACACTGCCCGGCGTGATGACGGTGGGGGCGGCACAAATCCTGCTGAAATCGGGCGGCATGCTGCCCGAAGGCAAGGTCTGGATTGCCGGCGCCGGTCCGCTGCCGCTTCTCTATGCCACGCAGATGCTCGACCTTGAGGGACGGATCGAAGGCTATCTCGACACCTCAAAGCGCCCCGGCTCGTCCGTTCTCCGCCATCTTCCCGGCGCGCTGCGCGACTTCGCCGGTCTTACCAAGGGCATGCGCTGGCTGCGGGCCCTGAAACGACAGGTGCGGTTCGAGCGCGCGGCAAGCGGGCTGGCAGCTGCCGGCGAAAACCGACTTGAAACGATAAGCTGGCGCTCCGGCGAGAAGGCACACACCGAGCCAGCCGATATTCTGCTGGTGCATGAAGGCGTGGTGCCGCGCGTACATGAAACCATGGCGCTTGGTTGCGACCATGTCTGGAGCGCGGACCAGGCCTGTTTTCGGCCGAAGCTCGACCGCTTCGGCGAAACCAGCCGCAAGGGCCTCTTCGTGGCGGGTGACGCCGGCGGCATTGGCGGCTGGGCCGCCGCCACTGTGATGGGCGAAATCGCCGCCCTCGGTATTGCCGGTGCGCTCGGCATCGCCGGAGACATCGAGGGCAAGCGACGGGATGCCGGGCTAAGTGCCCGCCTTGACGCCGCGCTCGCCCTGCGCCCGCTGCTCGACGCCCTCTACCCGGCCCCTGGCCTCGATATCCCGGATAATGCGATCGTCTGTCGCTGCGAGGAGGTTTCAGCAGGCCGCATTCGCGCCGCTGCCCGCTCGGGTCCGCCGGACCCCGCCGTCGCCAAGGCTGCGACGCGCTGCGGCATGGGCCCCTGTCAGGGGCGCCAATGCGGCTATGCGGTGCAGGCGCTGATTGCCGAGGTCCATGATATCCCCCAGGGCGACGTCGCCTTCTTCAACATTCGCCCGCCGCTGAAACCGGTGACGCTTGGCGAAATCGCCTCGCTCGAGGAGGTATCATGA
- a CDS encoding ABC transporter permease: MTDAAITAAPVRKPSNAVFQALRRNRFSWIGIGLLAAIIFAAIFAPLLSPYDPLKQHILDRLQAPSSEFWLGTDSYGRDVLSRLLYGARISLSIGFLSVMVAMVVGSTIGILAGYIGGLFDQLVMGLVDVMLSFPTLLLGLMVAAMLGASFENLIIAIAITETAPFARIARAPTIAIKRREFIDAGRSMGFTPLRIMGVHVLPNILSDIVVVASLWMASAIRTEASLAFIGLGVRPPTPTWGGMIREGFDNILNAWWLVVFPSIAILLTVLALNILGDALRDAIDPKTRS, encoded by the coding sequence ATGACAGATGCTGCCATCACCGCTGCACCCGTGCGCAAACCGTCAAACGCCGTGTTCCAGGCGCTTCGCCGCAACCGGTTCTCCTGGATCGGCATCGGACTGCTTGCCGCGATCATCTTCGCCGCAATCTTCGCGCCGCTTCTTTCCCCCTACGATCCGCTGAAACAGCATATTCTCGACCGGCTGCAAGCGCCATCGTCGGAATTCTGGCTCGGCACCGACAGCTATGGCCGCGACGTGCTTTCGCGCCTGCTTTACGGCGCCCGGATTTCACTCTCCATTGGTTTCCTCTCGGTGATGGTCGCCATGGTGGTCGGATCGACCATCGGCATTCTGGCTGGCTATATCGGCGGCCTGTTCGACCAGCTTGTCATGGGCCTTGTCGACGTGATGCTGTCGTTTCCGACGCTACTGCTGGGCCTGATGGTCGCCGCCATGCTGGGCGCCAGCTTCGAGAACCTGATCATCGCCATCGCGATCACCGAAACCGCGCCCTTCGCCCGGATCGCCCGCGCGCCGACGATCGCGATCAAGCGCCGCGAATTCATCGATGCCGGCCGCTCGATGGGTTTTACGCCGCTCCGGATCATGGGCGTCCACGTGCTGCCCAACATCCTCTCGGATATCGTGGTGGTCGCCTCGCTGTGGATGGCGTCGGCGATCCGCACCGAGGCCTCGCTCGCCTTCATCGGCCTCGGCGTACGCCCGCCGACGCCCACCTGGGGCGGCATGATCCGTGAGGGCTTCGACAACATTCTTAACGCCTGGTGGCTGGTGGTGTTTCCCTCGATCGCCATTCTCCTGACAGTGCTCGCGCTCAACATTCTCGGCGACGCGCTTCGCGATGCCATAGACCCCAAGACGAGGAGCTAG
- a CDS encoding ABC transporter permease: protein MSTDKTTQTRAPSALAILVRNPLAGVFVALVVIFAISALVSPYFLSGYNMSVIARGLAFVGLVTIAQSSLMILGELDLSLGTIGGLCGVVSGMLMVQAGLPWGMALVLALALGMALGFLNGFLVTTLGLHSLVLTIGTAGIYGGAILVLTKGVAITGIPQGIQFLGRGDVFGLPVPFLIMLVVLVIALFLTMKTSMGRYMYAIGNNAAAARMLGIRVDRIRILVFTFAGMLSALAGLLMVARLGTAQPSIGQTWVLAPIAAAVIGGVATTGGVGSPLGAIFGACIIAIIENIIVLFGVSPYWQGVVSGAIVVIAISFDAISRRYLRRDGA, encoded by the coding sequence ATGTCAACTGACAAGACCACTCAAACACGCGCGCCATCGGCGCTTGCAATCCTGGTCCGCAATCCGCTCGCCGGCGTCTTCGTGGCGCTGGTCGTCATTTTCGCCATTTCGGCTTTGGTATCGCCCTACTTCCTGTCGGGCTACAACATGTCGGTAATCGCGCGCGGCCTGGCCTTTGTCGGACTGGTCACCATCGCGCAATCGTCGCTGATGATTTTGGGCGAGCTCGATCTGTCGCTTGGAACCATCGGCGGCCTGTGCGGCGTGGTTTCCGGCATGCTGATGGTGCAGGCCGGCCTCCCCTGGGGCATGGCCCTGGTTCTGGCGCTGGCGCTGGGCATGGCGCTCGGTTTCCTGAACGGCTTCCTGGTCACGACACTCGGCCTGCATTCGCTGGTGCTGACGATCGGTACGGCAGGCATTTACGGCGGCGCGATTCTCGTCCTGACCAAGGGCGTCGCAATCACCGGCATTCCGCAGGGCATCCAGTTCCTCGGCCGGGGCGATGTCTTCGGCCTTCCGGTGCCCTTCCTCATCATGCTGGTCGTGCTGGTCATCGCGTTGTTCCTGACGATGAAGACGTCGATGGGCCGTTACATGTATGCCATCGGCAACAATGCGGCGGCAGCCCGCATGCTGGGCATTCGCGTTGACCGGATCCGGATTCTCGTCTTCACCTTCGCCGGCATGCTGTCCGCCCTTGCGGGCCTCCTGATGGTGGCGCGGCTTGGCACCGCCCAGCCTTCGATCGGGCAGACCTGGGTGCTTGCCCCGATCGCGGCGGCGGTCATCGGCGGGGTAGCGACGACAGGCGGCGTCGGCTCGCCGCTCGGCGCGATCTTCGGCGCCTGCATCATCGCCATCATCGAGAACATCATTGTCCTGTTCGGCGTCTCGCCCTATTGGCAGGGCGTCGTGTCCGGTGCCATCGTGGTGATCGCGATCTCGTTCGATGCGATCTCCCGCCGCTATCTTCGCCGCGACGGCGCATGA
- a CDS encoding (2Fe-2S)-binding protein, translating to MFKTVLEAPDMTVTVNGVETPAWNGETVAGILMRVPNAGRTTAISGSPRLPYCQMGVCFDCLAIIDGVASSQGCLVPARPGMRIESQRGAREIA from the coding sequence ATGTTCAAGACTGTGCTTGAAGCCCCCGACATGACCGTGACGGTCAACGGCGTCGAAACCCCGGCATGGAACGGCGAAACGGTTGCCGGGATATTGATGCGCGTGCCGAATGCCGGGCGCACCACCGCGATCAGCGGTTCGCCGCGCCTGCCCTATTGCCAGATGGGCGTCTGTTTCGATTGCCTCGCCATTATCGATGGCGTCGCCTCCAGCCAGGGCTGTCTCGTGCCGGCAAGGCCCGGCATGCGGATCGAAAGCCAGCGCGGCGCGCGGGAGATTGCGTAA
- a CDS encoding substrate-binding domain-containing protein — MKKLTALLAGLAIAMPLAAAAQDAAGTATKDSYRFLIVPKVVHPWFDKVNDGAQMAAEALKAQTGADIEIVYSAPQTADVVQQVQIVESAISTRPDGIAIDLLDPSGNRGSLEAAQSQDIPLVIFDSIPPEGMAIPYIGSDFCEQAKIASRRLVEVLGGEGEVAIMMGVPTAPNHSIRAECHREVFAEHEGIKVVAEGIDNDSIEIAQQQAAAIMQAHPNLKGWVASDAAGPIGIGQAIIEAGKQDQVTLVGLDNLPEMLDMIRSGVADSSSASQPELQGYWSVMLLWAQATGAPVPQYLDTGNAFLTKDNVDG; from the coding sequence ATGAAGAAACTCACCGCTTTGCTGGCGGGACTGGCTATTGCCATGCCGCTGGCCGCTGCTGCGCAGGACGCAGCCGGGACCGCCACGAAGGACAGCTACCGCTTTCTTATCGTGCCGAAGGTCGTCCATCCGTGGTTCGACAAGGTCAATGACGGCGCGCAGATGGCCGCCGAAGCGCTGAAGGCGCAGACCGGCGCGGATATCGAGATCGTCTACTCAGCACCGCAGACGGCGGACGTCGTTCAGCAGGTCCAGATCGTGGAAAGCGCGATCTCGACACGGCCCGACGGCATCGCAATCGACCTGCTCGACCCGTCGGGCAATCGCGGGTCGCTCGAAGCAGCCCAGAGCCAGGACATTCCGCTGGTCATCTTCGACTCGATCCCGCCGGAAGGCATGGCGATCCCCTATATCGGCTCGGATTTCTGCGAACAGGCCAAGATCGCCTCGCGGCGGCTGGTCGAGGTGCTCGGCGGCGAAGGCGAAGTCGCAATCATGATGGGCGTGCCCACGGCGCCGAACCATTCGATCCGCGCCGAGTGCCACCGCGAGGTCTTTGCCGAGCATGAAGGCATCAAGGTTGTTGCCGAAGGCATCGACAATGACAGCATCGAGATCGCACAGCAGCAGGCCGCCGCAATCATGCAGGCCCATCCGAACCTGAAGGGCTGGGTCGCCTCGGACGCCGCCGGTCCGATCGGCATCGGACAGGCGATCATCGAAGCCGGAAAGCAGGATCAGGTCACGCTCGTCGGCCTCGACAACCTGCCGGAAATGCTGGACATGATCCGTTCGGGCGTCGCCGACAGCTCGTCGGCTTCGCAGCCCGAGCTTCAGGGCTACTGGTCGGTCATGCTGCTCTGGGCACAGGCTACCGGCGCGCCGGTTCCGCAATATCTCGATACCGGCAATGCGTTCCTGACCAAGGACAATGTGGACGGCTGA
- a CDS encoding NAD(P)/FAD-dependent oxidoreductase, with product MNADVLVIGGGLHGLSAALHLARRKARVILAERHSLGRHASGATAAGVRTLGRDPRELPLSLEAAAIWPEMTALVGDDCGFKACGQLQVAEDETALARIAERIRRLSETGYHHEKLLDARELREIAPGIAGHCVGGAYAATDGSADPHRTIRAFRDACRSADVEILEACPVTAMRRQGANWLVTTDRGEISAKTVINTAGAWADNVSALAGDPQHHEIRTSMMVVTERVGGTLKPVISSFGRKLSLKQTREGTLLIGGGAQGRLASDRQTASVDAQSLGSAVGAACRLFPALGDIRVVRVWAGMEAMTRDHLPVIGLSRRVDGLVHGFGFSGHGFQLVPSVGRVLSDLALDGYSNHQLDAFALDRAALERTAA from the coding sequence ATGAACGCCGATGTGCTTGTCATCGGCGGCGGCCTGCATGGCCTCAGCGCCGCCCTTCATCTGGCCCGACGCAAGGCGCGCGTGATCCTCGCCGAACGTCATTCGCTCGGCCGTCACGCATCCGGCGCAACGGCGGCCGGCGTGCGCACCCTTGGCCGCGATCCGCGCGAACTGCCCCTCAGCCTCGAAGCCGCAGCGATCTGGCCGGAGATGACGGCGCTGGTTGGCGATGATTGCGGCTTCAAGGCTTGCGGGCAGTTGCAGGTGGCCGAGGACGAAACCGCATTGGCGCGGATCGCGGAGCGCATCCGGCGGCTGAGCGAAACCGGCTATCATCACGAAAAGCTCCTCGACGCGCGCGAACTTCGCGAGATCGCTCCCGGCATTGCTGGCCACTGCGTCGGCGGCGCCTATGCCGCAACCGACGGCTCCGCCGATCCCCACCGCACCATCCGCGCGTTCCGCGACGCCTGCCGCTCAGCCGACGTCGAAATCCTCGAAGCCTGTCCGGTAACGGCCATGCGCCGGCAGGGCGCGAACTGGCTGGTGACGACCGACCGCGGCGAGATTTCCGCGAAGACCGTCATCAATACCGCCGGCGCCTGGGCCGACAACGTCTCGGCGCTTGCGGGCGATCCGCAGCACCACGAAATCCGAACCTCGATGATGGTGGTGACCGAGCGCGTCGGCGGCACCTTGAAACCGGTGATCAGTTCCTTCGGCCGCAAGCTCTCGCTGAAGCAGACCCGCGAGGGCACGCTTCTGATCGGCGGCGGCGCCCAGGGGCGTCTGGCATCCGACCGGCAGACCGCAAGCGTCGATGCCCAATCCCTCGGCAGCGCCGTCGGCGCCGCCTGCCGACTGTTCCCCGCGCTTGGCGACATCCGGGTGGTGCGGGTCTGGGCCGGGATGGAGGCTATGACGCGCGATCATCTGCCGGTGATCGGACTGTCGCGGCGCGTCGATGGTCTTGTCCACGGCTTCGGCTTTTCCGGCCACGGCTTCCAGCTCGTGCCATCCGTCGGGCGGGTGCTGTCGGACCTTGCGCTCGACGGCTATAGCAATCATCAACTGGACGCGTTCGCCCTCGATCGCGCAGCACTTGAAAGGACGGCCGCATGA
- a CDS encoding ABC transporter permease, producing the protein MIRYAIRRLLLAIPTLIAMLTVVFILVRLVPGDAAIAMLGDRATESSLQTLRAQLGLDQPIGVQYLTFITDMLKGNFGVSMVTGRPVLQEVAVVLPYTLELAAAAMVIGSLFGIPLGVLAAVRRNKWPDYASRILSLVGLSFPGFVSAILMLLAFSVWMQWLPVMSRASSDPIEHIRNLILPALNLGLIMTAYIARVTRSAMLDVLGEDYIRTARAKGVHPRSLVLSHALGNAMIPIVTVVGLYFGTLIGNSVLTEIVFTRPGLGKLILGALQSRDYTMLQGLMVVFAAFVILVNTATDLVYALVDPRVSYAR; encoded by the coding sequence ATGATCCGATACGCGATCAGACGACTTTTGCTGGCGATCCCGACATTGATCGCGATGTTGACAGTGGTGTTCATCCTCGTCCGCCTCGTGCCGGGTGATGCCGCAATCGCCATGCTTGGCGACCGGGCGACGGAATCCTCGCTGCAGACGCTGAGAGCCCAACTCGGCCTCGATCAGCCGATCGGCGTGCAGTACCTGACCTTCATCACCGACATGCTGAAGGGCAATTTTGGGGTTTCGATGGTCACGGGCAGGCCGGTTCTGCAAGAGGTGGCCGTGGTTCTGCCCTATACGCTGGAGCTTGCAGCGGCCGCCATGGTGATCGGCTCGCTGTTCGGCATTCCGCTCGGCGTGCTTGCCGCCGTTCGCCGCAACAAATGGCCGGATTATGCCAGCCGCATCCTGTCGCTGGTCGGTCTTTCGTTTCCGGGCTTCGTCTCGGCGATCCTGATGCTGCTTGCCTTTTCGGTCTGGATGCAATGGCTACCGGTGATGAGCAGGGCCTCCTCCGATCCGATCGAGCACATTCGCAATCTCATCCTGCCCGCGCTGAATCTCGGTCTGATCATGACCGCCTATATCGCCCGCGTCACCCGCTCCGCGATGCTGGATGTGCTGGGCGAGGACTATATCCGCACCGCCCGCGCCAAGGGCGTTCATCCGCGCTCGCTGGTGCTCAGCCACGCGCTCGGCAACGCCATGATCCCGATCGTGACCGTGGTCGGTCTCTATTTCGGGACGCTGATCGGTAACTCTGTGCTGACCGAGATCGTGTTCACGCGGCCGGGGCTCGGCAAGCTCATCCTCGGTGCGCTGCAATCGCGCGATTACACCATGTTGCAGGGGCTGATGGTGGTGTTCGCCGCCTTCGTCATCCTCGTCAACACCGCGACCGATCTCGTCTACGCCCTCGTCGATCCCAGAGTGAGTTACGCCCGATGA
- a CDS encoding sugar ABC transporter ATP-binding protein has product MTYLKARGLGRVFPGVTALDDVDLDIELGRTHILAGENGAGKSTLVKILTGSDRATTGTIEIDGKDPAHHPDLFRNIAYVPQELSLFADVSVAENLFMPFDRTGHGPFVNRRRMEREAQTYLDRFGIDARPSDLVRHISVPDQQLLQIARASTNKDMKVLILDEPTSALTAREVARIFKVIRGFLDRDHAIVFISHKMEEVFEIGDDYTVLRNGRKVDAGRIADIDETALIRAMSGREVAIDEHFRPNCPVSDTIMTVEHLSGHMFDDISFSLKRGEILGFAGLVGAGRSELMQTIFGFRKASSGKVEVEGRKWRLNDTAASVNAGMLYLSEERKHHGIFPLLSLRENIGISALSLTSGAAGIDFGKESKLVRRVIDDYDIQASSPGQRISNLSGGNQQKAIIGRAMATAPRILIFDEPTKGIDIRTKAEIYRIMRELAEDGVGIILISSEMTELRRCASRIITMHGGRITGDFDAAATDTETLVGAIFATGAGSEAQTPNEAEASHVN; this is encoded by the coding sequence ATGACCTACCTCAAGGCACGCGGCCTTGGCAGGGTTTTTCCCGGCGTGACCGCGCTTGACGACGTCGATCTCGACATCGAACTGGGCCGGACCCACATTCTGGCTGGCGAAAACGGCGCCGGAAAATCCACGCTGGTCAAGATCCTGACCGGCTCCGACCGTGCCACCACCGGCACGATCGAGATCGACGGCAAGGACCCTGCCCATCATCCGGATCTCTTTCGCAACATTGCCTATGTGCCGCAGGAACTGTCGCTGTTCGCCGATGTCAGCGTGGCGGAAAACCTGTTCATGCCTTTCGATCGCACCGGCCACGGCCCGTTCGTGAACCGGCGGCGGATGGAACGGGAGGCGCAGACCTATCTCGACAGGTTCGGCATCGACGCAAGGCCGTCCGATCTCGTGCGCCACATATCGGTGCCCGACCAGCAGCTTCTGCAGATCGCCCGCGCCTCGACCAACAAGGACATGAAGGTCCTGATCCTGGACGAGCCGACCTCGGCCCTGACGGCACGCGAAGTGGCGCGGATATTCAAGGTGATCCGCGGTTTTCTGGACCGGGACCACGCGATCGTCTTCATCTCGCACAAGATGGAGGAAGTCTTCGAGATCGGCGACGACTACACCGTTCTGCGCAATGGCCGGAAGGTGGATGCGGGCCGGATCGCCGATATCGACGAGACCGCGCTGATCCGGGCGATGTCCGGCCGCGAGGTTGCGATCGACGAGCACTTCCGGCCAAACTGCCCCGTCAGCGACACGATCATGACCGTCGAACACCTGTCGGGTCACATGTTCGATGACATCAGCTTCAGCCTGAAACGCGGCGAGATTCTCGGCTTTGCCGGACTGGTGGGCGCGGGCCGCTCGGAACTGATGCAGACCATCTTCGGCTTTCGCAAGGCATCGTCCGGCAAGGTCGAGGTCGAAGGCCGCAAATGGCGTCTGAACGACACGGCCGCCTCGGTCAACGCCGGCATGCTCTATCTCTCCGAGGAACGCAAGCATCACGGAATTTTCCCGCTGCTCTCGCTGCGCGAAAATATCGGCATCTCCGCATTGTCGCTCACCTCGGGCGCTGCCGGCATTGATTTCGGCAAGGAAAGCAAGCTCGTGCGCCGGGTGATCGACGACTACGACATCCAGGCATCGAGCCCCGGCCAGCGGATTTCCAACCTCTCCGGCGGCAACCAGCAAAAGGCGATCATCGGCCGGGCCATGGCGACGGCGCCGCGCATCCTGATCTTCGACGAGCCGACAAAGGGCATCGACATCCGCACCAAGGCGGAGATTTACCGGATCATGAGAGAGCTCGCCGAGGACGGCGTCGGCATCATCCTGATCTCATCGGAGATGACGGAACTGCGCCGTTGCGCAAGCCGGATCATCACCATGCATGGCGGCCGCATCACCGGCGATTTCGATGCCGCCGCCACCGATACCGAAACATTGGTTGGCGCGATCTTCGCGACCGGCGCCGGGTCTGAGGCACAGACCCCGAACGAGGCAGAGGCTTCCCATGTCAACTGA
- a CDS encoding ABC transporter ATP-binding protein — protein MTPSTVLAANPAADLQHPTLSVRNLTTSFKSGGGWKSVVRDMSFDIEPRKTVAIVGESGSGKSVTSLSIMRLLDPEASRVEGQVLLDGVDLTTLSEREMRQVRGNRISMIFQEPMTSLNPIFPIGRQIAEALLVHSDISRAEAEKEVIHLLEKVRIPNAKSRLDAYPHQFSGGMRQRVMIAMALAAKPKLLIADEPTTALDVTIQGQILDLIKTLQEEEDMSVLFITHDMGVVAEVADETVVMFRGDAVENGPTADIFHQGRHPYTRALLSAVPRLGSMAGSRLPQRFPQIDIESGAELPAEPVTDTVAADSKPILDVRALTTRFDIHGGGILNRKTGAVHAVENISFDLFEGETLSLVGESGCGKSTTGRSITRLVQPTSGEITVDGYDVMKLDNAELRKMRRSVQMVFQDPYASLNPRMSIGNAIMEPFIQHRLGSRADASDKAAALMQKVGLSPDMMQRFPHEFSGGQRQRIAIARALMLDPKVIVADEAVSALDVSIKAQVCNLLLDLQQSLNIAFLFISHDMAVVERVSHRVAVMYLGEIVEIGPRAAIFENPQHSYTKKLMESVPLPDPARRNLRRGMSVDELKSPIRPLGYTVEPRRYRTVSPGHLVQAE, from the coding sequence GTGACCCCGTCCACCGTTCTTGCGGCCAATCCTGCCGCCGACCTGCAGCACCCCACGCTTTCCGTTCGAAACCTGACGACATCATTCAAGTCCGGCGGCGGCTGGAAGAGCGTGGTGCGCGACATGTCCTTCGACATTGAGCCGCGCAAGACCGTTGCGATTGTCGGCGAATCCGGGTCCGGAAAGTCCGTCACCTCGCTGTCGATCATGCGGCTGCTCGATCCCGAAGCAAGCCGGGTCGAGGGCCAGGTCCTGCTTGACGGCGTCGACCTGACAACGCTCAGCGAAAGAGAGATGCGTCAGGTGCGCGGCAACCGGATCTCGATGATCTTCCAGGAGCCGATGACATCGCTCAATCCGATCTTTCCGATCGGACGCCAGATCGCCGAGGCGCTGCTGGTCCACAGCGACATCTCGCGCGCCGAGGCTGAAAAGGAAGTCATCCATCTCCTGGAAAAGGTCCGAATTCCGAACGCCAAGAGCCGGTTGGATGCCTATCCTCACCAGTTCTCCGGCGGCATGCGCCAGCGCGTGATGATCGCGATGGCGCTTGCGGCAAAACCGAAACTCCTGATCGCTGACGAACCGACGACCGCCCTCGACGTCACCATTCAGGGCCAGATCCTCGACCTGATCAAGACATTGCAGGAAGAGGAGGACATGTCGGTGCTCTTCATCACCCACGACATGGGCGTGGTCGCGGAAGTGGCCGACGAAACCGTGGTGATGTTTCGCGGCGATGCTGTCGAAAACGGCCCGACCGCCGATATTTTCCACCAGGGCCGCCATCCTTACACCCGCGCCCTGCTCTCGGCTGTGCCGCGGCTAGGCTCGATGGCCGGCAGCAGGCTGCCGCAGCGGTTTCCGCAGATCGATATCGAGAGCGGCGCCGAACTGCCGGCAGAGCCGGTGACCGACACCGTCGCGGCAGACAGCAAGCCGATCCTTGATGTCCGCGCGCTCACCACCCGTTTCGACATTCATGGCGGCGGCATTCTCAACCGCAAGACCGGCGCGGTTCATGCCGTCGAAAACATCTCCTTCGACCTGTTTGAAGGCGAAACTCTTTCGCTTGTGGGAGAATCCGGCTGCGGCAAATCAACAACCGGACGCTCGATAACCCGCCTGGTGCAACCGACAAGCGGCGAGATCACGGTCGACGGCTACGATGTAATGAAGCTCGACAATGCCGAACTCAGGAAGATGCGCCGCTCCGTCCAGATGGTGTTTCAGGACCCTTACGCCTCGCTCAACCCGCGCATGAGCATCGGCAACGCGATCATGGAACCGTTCATTCAGCATCGTCTCGGCAGCCGCGCTGACGCCAGCGACAAGGCCGCGGCGCTTATGCAAAAGGTCGGGCTGTCGCCGGACATGATGCAGCGCTTCCCGCACGAATTCTCCGGCGGCCAGCGCCAGCGGATCGCGATCGCACGCGCCCTGATGCTCGATCCCAAGGTGATCGTCGCCGACGAGGCGGTCTCTGCGCTCGACGTTTCGATCAAGGCCCAGGTCTGCAACCTGCTACTCGATCTGCAGCAGAGCCTGAACATTGCCTTCCTGTTCATCTCCCACGACATGGCGGTGGTCGAGCGGGTCAGCCATCGGGTGGCGGTGATGTATCTCGGCGAGATCGTCGAGATCGGCCCGCGCGCCGCGATCTTCGAGAATCCACAGCATTCCTACACGAAAAAGCTGATGGAGTCGGTGCCCCTGCCCGATCCGGCACGGCGGAACCTGAGGCGCGGCATGTCCGTCGACGAGCTCAAGAGCCCGATCCGCCCGCTCGGCTACACGGTCGAGCCCCGCCGCTATCGGACCGTATCGCCGGGTCACCTCGTTCAGGCAGAATGA